In Chitinophagaceae bacterium, the DNA window GGTGTTCCATTCCCTGGGCTTCCAATGAACGAATAGCTGTAGGAGCTGTGTAGAAAATATTCACGCGGTATTTCTCAATGATCTGCCACCATCTGCTCCAGTCAGGAAAAGAGGGAATGCCTTCATACATCACGGTAGTGGCACCATTTAGCAAGGGACCGTAAACAACATAACTGTGACCTGTTATCCAACCGATGTCGGCAGTACACCAGTAAATATCGTTCTTTTCGTATTGAAAAACATTCAGGAAGGTAAAGCCAACATACACCATGTAACCTGCGGTTGTATGTACAACGCCTTTTGGTTTTCCGGTGGAGCCGGAAGTATACAGGATGAACAAAGGATCTTCAGCATCCATTACCTCCGCAGCATGTAGCTCATTTGCGCGCACCATTAGCTGATCCCAAAACAGATCGCGGTCTTTAATTACAGCTATTTCAAGATGTGCATGATTACAGATTATCACGTTTTTTATGGTTGGAGTTTCCTTCAATGCTTCATCGGCTATTTGCTTCAGGTAAACGGGTTTTTCTCCCCTGTAAAAACCATCAGCAGTAATCAGCAACTTGCATTCAGCATCCTGAATTCTTCCTGATAAGGAAGCAGCAGAAAAACCACCGAACACGATTGAATGAATGGCACCGATTCGTGTGCAGGCCAACATGGCAATAGTTAATTCAGGAATCATGGGAAGATAAATGCTTACGACATCACCTTTCTGAATTCCCAATTGCTGCATCACATTTGAAAATTTGCAAACCTCTTTGTGCAATTCACGATAAGTGAAAGACCTTGCTTTTTCATCCGGATGATTGGGTTCCCAAAGAATGGCCACTTTATCGCCGGATGTTTTTAAATGAACATCGAGACAATTTTCGGAAAGGTTCAGCTTGCCACCTTCAAACCATTTATAATCCACTTTTTCGAAACCACCTGACTGAACATGTTCCCATTTCTTTTTCCAATGAAAACTGTCTGCCACCGATGACCAGAATGCATCAGGATCATGCAGGCTTTGCTCGTAAGCATTTTTGTAATCGTGAAAGGAGGTGATGCGGGGGAGCATGGGGAATTAAGAATTGAGAATTAAGAACTATGAGTGGAGGTATAATGAGCTGATGTGCGAATGAATTGATGTGCCGATGAATTGATGTGCAATGTGCCAATGCTTAATGACTAATCTGCAAATGCCTCAATGACTCATGCACCAGTGACCAATTTACTAACGACTCAGGACTAATGACTAACGACTAATGACTTGTATTAACTACTAACTACTCACTACCCGTTAACGCAAAATACCAATTCCCTTCTTAATTTAGTGCCCGCATAAATTTAGTTCATTTAAAAAAAATCTGAGTTATGAAGTTGTCTGTTGTGATGTCTCTTCTGTTATTATGTATAGTTTCAACAGCGCTTAATGCCGTTGCACAAACTGATTTACCTGCGACTGACATATATATTTTATCCATCTCAAAAAATGAAAAAGGCAAATACCTCGTAGAGGCGCCTGAAAAAATAACTTCATGGCGTGGCTACGATAATCAACCCTATTTTCTTCCGGATGGAACAGGTTTACTATACACTTCCATTCGCGACAGCACAAAAGCGGATATTTATAAATATACTTTTCAATTTGCAAAAACTTCACCGGTAACACACACTCCTAATACGTCGGAATATTCTCCTATGATGATGCCGGATAAAACAGGAATCTCCTGTGTGCGTGTGTTGGAAGATGACAGCACACAATTGTTGACCAAGGTGCTGGCGCATGATGAGTACGTTCCCATTTTTCCAAAACTAAACCCGGTAGGTTATTACTGTTGGGTAAATAATGATGTTGTAGCAATGTTTGTGTTGGGAGAACCACAGACCTTGCAGTTGGGCTATTACAAAACCGGTGTAATAAAAAAGGTGGGTGAAAGAATTGGCCGTTGCATGGTGCGCATGCCGGGAAAAACTTCCACAGGATTTTACTATGTACAGTTTGATGAAGATTCCACTTCATCCACCATCAATTTTTATGAATTGAAAACAGGCAAGTCAACGGAAATTGTACCTACGCTTCCCGGCGAAGAAGATTTTGGTGTGATGCCTGATGGCACTTTTTTAATGGGC includes these proteins:
- the acs gene encoding acetate--CoA ligase, which codes for MLPRITSFHDYKNAYEQSLHDPDAFWSSVADSFHWKKKWEHVQSGGFEKVDYKWFEGGKLNLSENCLDVHLKTSGDKVAILWEPNHPDEKARSFTYRELHKEVCKFSNVMQQLGIQKGDVVSIYLPMIPELTIAMLACTRIGAIHSIVFGGFSAASLSGRIQDAECKLLITADGFYRGEKPVYLKQIADEALKETPTIKNVIICNHAHLEIAVIKDRDLFWDQLMVRANELHAAEVMDAEDPLFILYTSGSTGKPKGVVHTTAGYMVYVGFTFLNVFQYEKNDIYWCTADIGWITGHSYVVYGPLLNGATTVMYEGIPSFPDWSRWWQIIEKYRVNIFYTAPTAIRSLEAQGMEHLRTANFSSLRILGTVGEPINEEAWEWYHKNIGQERCPIVDTWWQTETGGILITPLAGITPTKPSFATLPFPGIEPAIVDVNGSVLQDMVTEGNLCIRRSWPALARTVYKDHDRFIQTYFSAYPGMYFTGDGCRRDADGYYRITGRVDDVIKVSGHRIGTAEVENAINEHPLVAESAVVPVPHDIKGETIIAFAICRAAVQHESILTMEIIQTVSKIVGPIAKPEKIYFVSGLPKTRSGKIMRRILRKIAEGHPEQVGDISTLLNPEVVEEIKYKVAVDRT
- a CDS encoding PD40 domain-containing protein, with protein sequence MKLSVVMSLLLLCIVSTALNAVAQTDLPATDIYILSISKNEKGKYLVEAPEKITSWRGYDNQPYFLPDGTGLLYTSIRDSTKADIYKYTFQFAKTSPVTHTPNTSEYSPMMMPDKTGISCVRVLEDDSTQLLTKVLAHDEYVPIFPKLNPVGYYCWVNNDVVAMFVLGEPQTLQLGYYKTGVIKKVGERIGRCMVRMPGKTSTGFYYVQFDEDSTSSTINFYELKTGKSTEIVPTLPGEEDFGVMPDGTFLMGSEGVLYKYDRTIDKDWKSIAEFEGTAVEKFYRIVVNATGDKIAVVTYPDEKP